The Candidatus Delongbacteria bacterium genome window below encodes:
- a CDS encoding type IV pilus twitching motility protein PilT codes for MIDLEKMFSELILSQGSDIHMKIGNKPIFRINGELVDYGDEIISVDTMSKIVGVLTKNLDQEKFRKEREADFRFIIKGVGRFRVNVYMQRGTYAVAIRMVANNISTIEELKLPEIVKDIAMYPRGLVLVTGTAGSGKSTTLAAMIEYINQNRRANIITIEDPIEFLFKDNKSLIQQREIGSDTESFEGSLRYLLRQDPDVIMIGEIRDQESMSTALRAANTGHLVFSTLHTTDARQTIDRILSFFPANQQNEIRSLMASTLQATISQRLVPMKDGIGRTVATEVMINNEFIKGSILDSTKTGDIKAAIQKGAIYGMHTFDQSIYNLYTQGYISYEDGLLNASTPSEFEMRVKGVDDNVNSSYDLGDFYQENEKDNYF; via the coding sequence ATGATTGATCTAGAAAAAATGTTTAGCGAACTGATCCTGAGCCAAGGATCGGACATTCATATGAAAATCGGGAATAAACCTATATTCCGAATTAATGGTGAGCTGGTCGACTATGGTGATGAGATCATTTCAGTTGACACAATGAGTAAGATAGTTGGAGTGTTAACAAAAAATCTAGATCAGGAGAAGTTTCGAAAGGAAAGAGAAGCTGACTTCAGATTTATAATTAAAGGTGTTGGTCGTTTTAGGGTAAACGTTTATATGCAGAGAGGTACCTATGCCGTCGCGATTAGAATGGTTGCGAACAATATAAGTACTATAGAGGAATTGAAATTACCTGAAATTGTCAAGGATATAGCCATGTATCCAAGAGGGTTAGTTCTAGTAACAGGAACTGCTGGTTCCGGTAAGTCAACAACTTTGGCTGCTATGATCGAATACATAAATCAAAATAGAAGAGCAAACATTATTACTATTGAAGATCCTATTGAATTTTTGTTCAAGGATAATAAATCCTTAATACAACAGCGAGAGATTGGGTCGGATACTGAATCCTTCGAAGGTTCTTTGAGATATTTGTTAAGACAAGATCCAGATGTGATAATGATAGGAGAGATTAGGGATCAAGAATCAATGTCAACAGCCTTACGTGCTGCCAACACGGGTCACCTCGTTTTTTCAACTCTTCATACTACGGATGCTCGTCAAACGATAGATAGAATATTGAGTTTTTTCCCTGCAAATCAACAAAATGAGATCAGAAGTTTAATGGCTTCAACCTTACAGGCTACGATTTCACAAAGACTAGTGCCTATGAAAGACGGTATTGGAAGAACAGTAGCAACTGAAGTTATGATTAATAACGAATTTATCAAAGGATCCATTCTTGATTCAACAAAAACTGGTGATATAAAAGCTGCCATACAAAAGGGAGCAATTTATGGTATGCACACTTTTGATCAATCAATTTATAATTTATACACACAAGGTTATATATCTTATGAAGATGGTCTTCTAAACGCATCTACTCCGTCTGAATTTGAGATGAGAGTTAAAGGGGTTGATGACAATGTAAATAGTTCGTATGATTTAGGTGATTTTTATCAAGAGAATGAAAAGGACAATTATTTCTAG
- the gcvH gene encoding glycine cleavage system protein GcvH, giving the protein MKVVEGLFYTDDHEYLKVEGEYAYVGVTDYAQQQLGDITYIELPSVGDTFDKGDSFGTIEAVKAASDLYIPVAGEVVEVNEELNDNPETVNQDCYEKGWIIKIKMTEPSDVEDLMDAEAYKAHISE; this is encoded by the coding sequence ATGAAAGTAGTTGAAGGTTTATTTTACACAGATGATCATGAGTATCTTAAAGTAGAAGGCGAATACGCTTATGTTGGAGTTACTGATTACGCTCAACAACAACTTGGTGACATTACTTATATAGAATTACCATCGGTAGGTGATACTTTCGATAAAGGTGACAGTTTTGGAACAATTGAAGCTGTAAAAGCTGCTTCAGATCTATATATTCCAGTAGCTGGAGAGGTTGTTGAAGTTAACGAAGAACTTAACGATAATCCTGAAACTGTAAATCAAGATTGCTACGAAAAAGGATGGATCATTAAAATAAAAATGACAGAACCTTCTGATGTTGAAGATTTAATGGATGCCGAAGCTTATAAAGCTCATATCAGTGAATAA